One genomic region from Rosa rugosa chromosome 1, drRosRugo1.1, whole genome shotgun sequence encodes:
- the LOC133740188 gene encoding uncharacterized protein LOC133740188: MRNEEKSRPVRKALRDVSNSHGGGRSSIFSTTAKKKDKELQRPRVEQEERKEEDQNDVVLDRLLLVQSDLSALINQIDQLVVEAFKCKAGASKEVESFTHFLSEMHSSLKPWVPRFQKALSAPVETVVVSEVESGEIKSPEVEGKEIESLEESDSESLISPSPLVSWRADCTIQRGRQLFMLTPLPISKSLSSKPPMPSKPMVFERVTSNTTDRRPFFGTTSGDANDDLPEFVAIEPIPSKPSDSVTTETGGVVESGFVSTPVSKIGGSMVLNLMTPCLKSPPKSCVLLEPISEKGHYRVCNRKSTPYPAGIRYSSDSSSSETSDDMDASPDWCMSPPKTCVLLEPRDEKSSDEVGHLQDTQLNGPLLKDNEGVGGIQQIKTEPVGGGRCAMESTPIWKQAGSVVVHKGKHPGENTLKRELWIKFEAASTNELSIDDSVTQKRLLDLLDEAS; the protein is encoded by the exons atgaggaACGAAGAGAAATCGAGGCCGGTGAGGAAGGCGTTGAGGGACGTGTCGAACAGCCACGGCGGCGGAAGATCCTCGATATTCTCAACCACGGCgaagaagaaagacaaggaATTGCAGAGGCCGAGGGTCGAACAAGAAGAACGCAAAGAAGAGGACCAAAACGATGTCGTTTTGGATCGCCTCTTGCTCGTTCAGTCCGATCTATCAGCCCTAATTAATCAG ATTGATCAGCTAGTTGTGGAAGCGTTTAAATGTAAAGCAGGAGCAAGCAAAGAAGTTGAATCCTTCACACATTTCTTATCCGAAATGCATTCGTCTTTGAAG CCATGGGTGCCCAGATTTCAGAAGGCGCTCTCTGCTCCTGTGGAAACGGTGGTTGTGAGTGAAGTCGAAAGTGGTGAGATTAAGAGTCCTGAAGTTGAGGGGAAAGAGATTGAGAGCCTGGAAGAGTCTGATTCAGAGTCGTTGATCTCGCCTTCTCCCCTTGTTTCGTGGCGTGCTGACTGCACTATCCAGAGAGGAAGACAGTTGTTTATGCTTACGCCGCTTCCCATATCAAAGTCTCTGTCATCCAAACCCCCAATGCCTTCCAAACCTATGGTGTTTGAGAGGGTTACATCTAATACTACAGATAGGCGACCGTTTTTTGGTACTACTAGTGGTGATGCAAATGATGATTTGCCTGAATTTGTAGCGATAGAGCCGATTCCCTCTAAGCCTTCTGATTCAGTTACTACTGAGACAGGAGGAGTTGTTGAGTCTGGCTTTGTTTCTACACCAGTGTCGAAAATTGGGGGCTCCATGGTTCTGAATTTGATGACTCCATGCTTAAAGTCTCCTCCTAAATCTTGTGTCCTGCTTGAACCCATTTCGGAAAAGGGACATTACCGGGTTTGTAATCGTAAATCTACCCCATATCCTGCTGGAATCAGATATTCTAGTGATTCCTCTAGCAGTGAAACATCTGACGACATGGATGCCTCACCAGATTGGTGTATGTCACCACCTAAAACTTGTGTTTTACTGGAGCCACGTGATGAAAAATCTTCAGATGAAGTAGGTCATCTTCAAGATACACAACTGAATGGGCCTCTTTTAAAAGATAATGAGGGTGTAGGAGGCATTCAACAAATCAAGACAG AGCCTGTAGGTGGTGGCAGATGTGCCATGGAAAGCACACCAATCTGGAAACAAGCTGGAAGCGTAGTAGTTCACAAAGGCAAACATCCTGGTGAGAATACTTTAAAGAGGGAGTTGTGGATTAAGTTTGAAGCAGCTTCTACAAATGAGCTCAGTATTGATGACTCTGTAACTCAAAAAAGACTTCTTGACCTATTGGATGAGGCTTCATGA